Proteins from one Podospora pseudoanserina strain CBS 124.78 chromosome 1, whole genome shotgun sequence genomic window:
- a CDS encoding hypothetical protein (EggNog:ENOG503P0BQ; COG:Q), translating into MPSPSQLRLAAARLSRPPGSYAYRLSGNPQIFKSEPPPACASRTGSLNHTTFLSVKQQAAKMSTMQASHGHNQACCNIPPVVSKGYSAKGSYEEIDGFKTYVTGPSTAKKGILVIYDIFGYFEQTLQGADILATSSSEEYKVVIPDWFKGEPCPIEWYPPNTEEKQKNLGAFFGKNPPPGVAGKLPEYVKALKEKTGVQEWAILGFCWGGKVVSLVTSGDQNPFVVGAECHPAMVDPKEAEGIKIPLILLASKEEPEDKVKEFEETLKVAKHVETFKDQIHGWMAARSDLSDARVKEEYIRGYKTVLDFFAKNWKA; encoded by the exons ATGCCTTCACCAAGCCAGCTCCGTCTCGCAGCCGCCCGGCTCTCCCGTCCTCCTGGCTCTTATGCTTATCGTTTGTCCGGCAACCCCCAGATCTTCAAATCCGAACCTCCTCCTGCGTGTGCCTCTAGAACTGGCTCGTTGAATCACACAACATTTCTCTCTGTAAAACAGCAAGCCGCCAAGATGTCCACCATGCAAGCCTCCCACGGCCACAACCAGGCCTGCTGCAACATCCCTCCTGTTGTCTCCAAGGGTTACTCTGCCAAGGGTAGCTACGAGGAGATTGATGGCTTCAAGACTT ACGTAACTggcccctccaccgccaaaaagggcatcctcgtcatctACGACATCTTCGGCTACTTTGAGCAAACCCTCCAAGGCGCCGACATCCTCgccacttcttcctcggaAGAATACAAAGTCGTCATCCCCGATTGGTTCAAAGGCGAGCCCTGCCCCATCGAGTGGTATCCCCCCAACACGgaagagaagcaaaagaacCTTGGCGCCTTCTTCGGCAAAAACCCGCCTCCCGGCGTGGCCGGCAAGCTCCCTGAGTATGTCAAGGCTCTGAAGGAGAAGACGGGGGTGCAGGAGTGGGCTATTTTGGGT TTCTGCTGGGGCGGGAAGGTTGTGTCTCTCGTGACGTCTGGGGATCAGAATCCTTTTGTTGTCGGCGCAGAGTGCCATCCTGCTATGGTTGACCCtaaggaggcggaggggatCAAGATCCCGCTTATTTTGCTTGCGTCCAaggaggagccggaggacaaggtcaaggagtttgaggagacGCTCAAGGTGGCGAAGCATGTCGAGACGTTCAAGGACCAGATCCACGGgtggatggcggcgaggagtGATCTGAGCGATgcgagggtgaaggaggagtaTATCAGGGGATATAAGACGGTGTTGGACTTCTTTGCGAAGAACTGGAAGGCGTGA
- a CDS encoding hypothetical protein (COG:S; EggNog:ENOG503P750) → MARHGDEQLDMDQIDMSMTFSPAHEVGISCGTVTIDPGRAKVLIIWNNRLQIHQLPKGRRNVEEHWFDTALRETHEETGFTATPLALKVPTRAQLPKRALSNKGKGYKKLEILWDYVSREFIGTCSYPDPQSKSPSFKTVYYWAATCDSNSTPDKDTQDEGENLVPKWIDLVDIEKFLRFGAEVAVVKKAVADMKRSGHKIGEQ, encoded by the coding sequence ATGGCTCGCCATGGTGATGAGCAGTTGGATATGGACCAGATTGACATGAGCATGACATTTAGTCCGGCGCACGAGGTTGGAATATCCTGCGGCACCGTAACAATCGACCCTGGGAGAGCGAAGGTCCTCATCATCTGGAACAACCGCCTTCAGATCCATCAGCTCCCGAAAGGCAGAAGGAACGTTGAAGAGCACTGGTTCGACACAGCCCTCAGGGAGACGCACGAGGAGACCGGGTTTACGGCTACGCCTTTGGCACTCAAGGTTCCCACGAGAGCCCAACTGCCGAAAAGGGCCCTCTCtaacaagggcaagggctACAAGAAGCTAGAGATTCTTTGGGACTACGTTAGCAGGGAGTTCATCGGGACATGCTCCTACCCCGATCCTCAGTCTAAGTCACCATCCTTCAAGACGGTGTACTACTGGGCAGCGACATGTGACTCCAACTCGACTCCCGATAAGGACACgcaggatgagggagagaaCCTGGTGCCAAAATGGATCGACCTGGTTGATATCGAGAAGTTTCTTCGATTCGGGGCTGAGGTTGCcgtggtgaagaaggcggtGGCGGACATGAAGCGGTCCGGCCATAAGATTGGCGAACAGTGA
- a CDS encoding hypothetical protein (COG:E; COG:I; EggNog:ENOG503NW18) has translation MATPSTSRALLRTATPRTVLSVPRRQFGRLSKAILGCPSLTTSPRPLSTSLPTSSYLLQTTRHYASSKHPEGFTPPTPADLSELRTTVQEFVRRSLPETLASETDKSNQFPPDMWLKLGEAGLLGITADPAVGGLGLGYQAHCIVMEELSRASGSIALSYAAHSQLCVNQLQLNGSKEQKEKFLPDLIAGTKVGALAMSESGSGSDVVSMRTRAKEVDGGYVLNGSKMWITNGPDADIVIVYAKTVPDGGSKGITAFIVETDKAEGFECLRKLDKMGMRGSNTGELVFENVFVPKENVLGKVNGGVRVLMEGLDLERLVLSAGPLGLMQAALDVALPYAHGRKQFGTPIAQFQFMQGKLADMYTKLQASRAYTYATAKAVDEQADIRTQDCAGAILYAAERATECALDAIQILGGMGYTEEMPASRILRDAKLYEIGAGTSEVRRMVIGRAFNKEYAHLAN, from the coding sequence ATGGCAACCCCTTCCACATCCCGCGCGCTGTTGCGCACAGCAACCCCCCGAACCGTCCTCTCAGTTCCCCGCCGCCAGTTTGGCCGTCTGTCCAAAGCCATCCTCGGTTGCCCCTCCTtaacaacctccccaagacCGCTCTCAACGTCCTTACCAACATCCTCatacctcctccaaaccacCCGCCACTatgcctcctccaaacacCCCGAGGGcttcacccccccaacccccgccgaCCTCTCCGAACTCCGCACCACAGTGCAAGAATTCGTCCGCCGCTCCCTCCCCGAAACCCTCGCGTCCGAAACCGACAAGTCCAACCAGTTCCCCCCCGACATGTGGCTCAAGCTGGGAGAGGCCGGTCTGCTAGGTATAACCGCCGACCCTGCCGTCGGCGGCCTAGGCCTGGGTTACCAAGCCCACTGCATCGTCATGGAGGAGCTCTCCCGCGCTTCGGGGTCCATCGCCCTCTCCTACGCTGCCCACTCCCAGCTGTGCGTCAACCAGCTTCAGCTTAATGGCTCAAaggaacaaaaagaaaagttcTTGCCTGATCTGATTGCGGGGACAAAGGTTGGCGCCCTGGCCATGAGTGAGAGCGGGTCGGGCAGTGATGTTGTTTCTATGCGGACGAGAGCTAAGGAGGTGGACGGGGGTTACGTCCTCAACGGAAGCAAAATGTGGATCACCAATGGCCCAGACGCAGACATAGTTATTGTCTACGCCAAGACTGTGCCTGATGGGGGATCAAAGGGCATCACGGCATTCATCGTCGAAACGGACAAGGCAGAGGGCTTCGAGTGCCTGAGGAAGCTGGACAAGATGGGCATGAGGGGTTCCAACACGGGAGAGCTCGTGTTTGAGAATGTCTTCGTCCCCAAGGAGAACGTCCTGGGCAAAGTCAACGGCGGGGTTAGGGTTCTGATGGAGGGACTGGACCTCGAGAGATTGGTTCTTTCTGCTGGACCACTGGGCTTGATGCAGGCCGCTTTGGACGTTGCGCTGCCCTATGCCCACGGCCGCAAGCAGTTCGGCACGCCTATCGCCCAGTTCCAGTTTATGCAAGGGAAGCTGGCCGACATGTACACCAAGCTCCAGGCCTCGAGGGCGTACACCTATGCCACGGCCAAGGCGGTTGACGAGCAGGCCGATATCCGCACCCAGGACTGCGCAGGTGCCATCCTCTATGCCGCGGAAAGGGCGACCGAGTGCGCGTTGGATGCGATCCAAATCCTGGGCGGAATGGGCTACACGGAGGAGATGCCCGCTTCGAGAATCTTGCGGGATGCGAAGCTGTATGAGATTGGAGCGGGAACATCCGAGGTCAGGCGGATGGTGATCGGGCGTGCCTTCAACAAGGAGTATGCCCATCTGGCCAACTAG
- the MCCC2 gene encoding Methylcrotonoyl-CoA carboxylase beta chain, mitochondrial (EggNog:ENOG503NVWD; COG:E; COG:I) → MLPQISRQLSRQCRRTHLLRPTPHPSSPRTPRCSSRTVATFTTPHQSSSISVLPTAVDPSSPEYLENTKLMSAAMSRLESLTRKAHQGGPAKAKEKHLARKKMLPRDRITALIDPGSTFLELSPLAGHELYPEAEVPCGGIITGVGVVEGVECVIVANDSTVKGGTYYPITVKKHLRAQEVAKENNLPCIYLVDSGGANLPHQSDVFPDREHFGRIFYNQARMSAAGVPQIAVVMGPCTAGGAYVPAMSDESIIVQEQGHIFLAGPPLVKAATGEVVSPEELGGGKMHSSVSGVTDYLAVDDAHAVVLARRCVSNLNWPKKTALVKTYEEPVYDPEELLGIASTNLRKPLPIHEVIARIVDGSKFSEFKRDFGTTLVTGFAEIYGHKVGIVANNGILFSSSSLKGAHFIELCSQRGIPLVFLQNISGFMVGKDAEREGIAKNGAKLVTAVACADVPKFTVVVGGSYGAGNYGMCGRAYSPRFLWMWPNARVGVMGGEQLAKVMETVGKGVDEGLKDRIEKESDSVFSSARLWDDGVIPPQHTRRYLGLGLNAAMGGRNDVKAGATKFGVFRM, encoded by the exons ATGCTCCCCCAAATATCGCGACAATTGAGTCGCCAATGCCGGCGCACTCACCTTCTCCGTCCAACACCccatccctcatcaccaagaacaccacggtgcagcagcaggacAGTAGcaaccttcaccaccccccaccaatcctcctccatctccgtcctccccaccgccgtcgacccctcctcccccgaatACCTCGAAAACACCAAGCTCATGTCTGCCGCCATGTCCCGCCTCGAATCCCTCACCCGCAAAGCTCACCAGGGCGGTCCCGCAAAGGCAAAGGAAAAGCACCTCGCCAGAAAGAAGATGCTCCCCCGCGACAGGATCACGGCTTTGATCGACCCGGGGAGCACCTTTCTTGAACTTTCCCCCCTGGCCGGTCACGAGCTCTAccccgaggccgaggtgcCGTGCGGCGGCATCATCACcggggtgggtgttgtcgAGGGAGTGGAGTGCGTAATCGTTGCCAACGACAGCACCGTCAAGGGAGGGACATACTACCCTATCACGGTCAAAAAGCATCTTCGTGCGCAAGAGGTGGCAAAGGAGAACAACCTCCCGTGCATATACCTTGTTGATTCTGGAGGAGCGAACCTGCCGCACCAGTCGGATGTGTTCCCGGACAGGGAGCATTTCGGACGGATCTTCTACAACCAGGCGAGGATGTCCGCTGCGGGGGTTCCACAGAttgcggtggtgatggggcctTGCACTGCGGGAGGGGCGTATGTACCGGCCATGAGTGACGAGAGCATCATTGTGCAGGAGCAGGGTCACATCTTTCTTGCGGGGCCGCCGTTGGTCAAGGCGGCaacgggggaggtggtgagcccggaggagctggggggggggaagatgCATAGTAGCGTGAGTGGTGTGACGGATTACTTGGCGGTGGATGATGCCCATGCTGTTgtgctggcgaggaggtgCGTGAGTAACCTCAACTGGCCCAAGAAGACCGCACTGGTGAAGACGTATGAGGAGCCGGTGTATGATCCGGAGGAGCTGCTGGGGATTGCGAGCACCAACCTCAGAAAGCCACTGCCGATCCATGAGGTTATTGCACGGATTGTGGACGGCAGCAAGTTTAGTGAGTTCAAGAGGGACTTTGGGACCACGCTGGTGACGGGCTTCGCCGAGATTTACGGGCACAAGGTTGGCATTGTGGCCAATAACGGGATTCTGTTCAGCAGTTCGTCGCTGAAGGGGGCGCATTTCATTGAGTTGTGCTCTCAGAGGGGGATCCCGCTGGTGTTTTTGCAGAACATCAGTGGGTTCATGGTGGGTAAGGATGCGGAGAGGGAAGGGATTGCGAAGAACGGCGCGAAGCTGGTCACGGCGGTGGCGTGCGCGGATGTGCCCAAGTttacggtggtggtgggaggtagTTATGGTGCGGGCAACTATGGCATGTGCGGGCGGGCGTACTCGCCGAGGTTCTTGTGGATGTGGCCGAATGCGAGGGTGGGCgtgatgggtggtgagcAGCTCGCCAAGGTGATGGAGacggttgggaagggggtggatgaggggttgaaggacaGGATCGAGAAGGAGAGTGATAGTGTTTTCTCGAGTGCGAGGTTGTGG GATGACGGTGTCATTCCACCACAGCATACCAGGAGATACCTGGGCCTGGGACTGAACGCCGCGATGGGAGGCAGGAACGATGTCAAGGCTGGTGCTACGAAGTTTGGTGTTTTCAGAATGTAA
- a CDS encoding hypothetical protein (EggNog:ENOG503NU20; COG:Q), whose translation MSLQSGVRRTLRQALVSTRQHLHHQTTPKQTAPKQTAPKQISPKQTSPTSSSPVRFFSSSPRTPLRDKEGTSGKEGQYARTDHTIQVSYPGPASTQLPPTDNLVKGIGHGGVPTLPTFSLQGKVGVVTGGARGLGLVMGQGMVVSGASLAIVDLNKEEATKQASLILETFKRDNPSSDQIPTITAHYADVSDPSSVQACIQEIISAHGKIDGLVTSAGFTENFEAVSYPFDRVRKLWGVNVDGTWLFATEVAKHLIERGAKGSMVFIGSMSGAIVNVPQPQAPYNAAKAAVRHMASSLAVEWAKYGVRVNVISPGYMLTALTQKILDDNPDLKEKWTSLIPQGKMGKPEDLMGPVTFLLSDASSYVTGADLRVDGGYTCT comes from the exons ATGTCTCTCCAGTCCGGAGTGCGGAGGACACTCCGCCAAGCCCTCGTCTCCACACGCCAGCATTTACACCACCAGACAACACCAAAACAGACAGCACCAAAACAGACAGCACCAAAACAGATATCACCAAAAcagacatcaccaacatcatcctccccagtccgattcttcagctcctcccccagaACACCACTACGAGACAAAGAAGGAACTTCCGGAAAAGAAGGCCAATACGCCCGAACAGACCACACCATCCAAGTTTCCTACCCCGGCCCAGCCTCCACCCAACTCCCCCCAACGGACAATCTCGTCAAAGGGATCGGCCATGGAGGTGTCCCTACACTGCCTACCTTTTCCCTCCAGGGCAAAGTAGGTGTCGTGACCGGTGGTGCGAGAGGCCTTGGGTTAGTGATGGGTC AAGGGATGGTCGTAAGCGGCGCCTCGCTCGCCATCGTCGACCTCAACAAGGAAGAAGCCACCAAGCAagcctccctcatcctcgagacTTTCAAGCGGGACAACCCCTCTTCAGACCaaatccccaccatcacagccCACTACGCCGACGTCTCGGACCCCTCCTCGGTCCAGGCCTGCATTCAAGAGATCATTTCTGCTCACGGCAAGATCGATGGCCTTGTCACCTCGGCCGGGTTCACCGAGAACTTTGAGGCGGTTTCCTACCCTTTTGATAGGGTCCGGAAGCTGTGGGGGGTGAATGTGGACGGGACTTGGCTGTTCGCTACCGAGGTGGCGAAACATTTGATCGAGAGGGGGGCAAAAGGGAGCATGGTTTTTATTGGGAGCATGTCTGGAGCGATTGTCAATGTGCCGCAGCCGCAGGCGCCGTATAATGCGGCAAAGGCGGCCGTGAGGCATATGGCGAGCAGTCTGGCGGTGGAGTGGGCCAAGTatggggtgagggtgaatGTGATTAGTCCGGGGTATATGCTGACTGCTTT GACTCAAAAGATTCTCGATGACAACCCCGATTTGAAGGAAAAGTGGACGAGCTTGATTCCGCAGGGAAAGATGGGCAAACCCGAGGACTTGATGGGCCCGGTGACGTTTCTGCTGTCGGATGCGAGCAGCTATGTTACGGGGGCGGATTTGAGGGTTGATGGAGGGTATACCTGCACTTGA
- a CDS encoding hypothetical protein (EggNog:ENOG503P5Z4) has protein sequence MEAMAMAMLLPKGIVENTREIYKEVASYPIVPPEKLWQYWNVYTTTSRKLVDPTACRLEHFWWHVWGSDRRYLSGATLAKLFEEVSHGPTFVPLRSVRNRYEGPSGHSDARNHGRGDAKAASRQGQPNQNSDQQRSAPVGGMKLPTPSSSRPPPAHPILKKKNRGPSGSKPRPTARFVDPSAFQELIITPLTEPVAPQQLPSSPPGEPVAKKNRAVAVVDEAHTPTAVDMPPPPKPSPRVTEMPPPPKPSPKRKNVPSAVTVAGGTDVRPPPISPAKPERAAPPTGRRIVASTAASKRRPVMSRRQSSQSSGGTGTRVVSPATAALVKQVVAQKSKGQEGVGQQDSAIISSSTESQGVVPPISAKSAGKRPAKAPIDQPVATAQNVHPPPNQADGRHNRPLLVTERRPLLTAELTPPTYMAAPFQRRSTWDLDAQFREPRPQPRIPGGLVQDRAQRPSFGLQRSAPMMAGFVTSTTTSPIRGSSSTATPPKIVRSRSNNTDNRLSLMALPTGVTSVVATTTPAIATARFDSEPVAFAPREPEARDIPDSVMDFSRRFTTNRVLQPCFTPTPPNPAPPIPFGRSKSQLHLLLEKEKEKLKRANLQ, from the exons ATGGaggccatggccatggcTATGTTGCTGCCCAAGGGCATTGTCGAAAACACGCGCGAGATATACAAGGAGGTGGCGAGCTATCCCATCGTCCCTCCAGAGAAGCTGTGGCAATATTGGAATG TCTACACAACAACCTCACGAAAGCTTGTTGACCCAACCGCGTGCAGATTGGAACACTTTTGGTGGCACGTTTGGGGAAGTGACAGGCGATATCTCAGCGGGGCAACGCTTGCCAAACTGTTCGAAGAGGTCTCCCATGGCCCGACATTCGTCCCTTTACGATCTGTTAGAAACAGATACGAAGGGCCATCG GGCCACAGCGATGCACGTAATCATGGCAGGGGAGACGCAAAGGCAGCCTCACGGCAGGGGCAGCCCAATCAAAACTCGGACCAGCAGAGATCAGCCCCTGTTGGCGGAATGAAGCTACCGACGCCGTCGTCTTCGAGGCCACCCCCAGCCCACCCgatcttgaagaagaagaatagAGGGCCTTCTGGATCAAAACCAAGGCCAACGGCTCGATTCGTGGACCCGTCTGCTTTTCAAGAGCTTATCATTACCCCTTTGACCGAGCCAGTTGCGCCACAGCAGCTCCCGTCCTCGCCTCCGGGCGAGCCGgtcgccaagaagaacaggGCGGTGgcagttgttgatgaagcgcATACTCCTACTGCAGTCGAtatgccgccgccgccgaagccTTCACCTCGTGTCACAGAGAtgcctcccccgccaaaaccatcaccaaagcGAAAGAATGTCCCTTCGGCCGTGACGGTTGCCGGTGGAACCGACGTCCGTCCACCGCCGATCTCACCAGCCAAGCCCGAGAGAGCTGCGCCGCCGACAGGGAGACGGATTGTTGCCAGCACAGCAGCATCGAAGAGGCGTCCAGTCATGTCGAGGAGACAGAGCTCCCAAAGCTCAGGGGGCACAGGAACGCGCGTCGTCAGCCCGGCCACCGCGGCGCTGGTGAAGCAGGTGGTGGCGCAAAAGTCcaaaggacaagaaggagtcGGCCAGCAAGATTCGGCCATAatttcttcatcaacggAAAGCCAAGGGGTTGTCCCCCCCATCAGTGCAAAGTCAGCTGGGAAACGGCCAGCCAAAGCCCCAATAGATCAACCAGTCGCCACTGCGCAGAACGTACACCCACCCCCTAATCAGGCAGATGGCCGGCATAATCGTCCTCTTCTAGTAACAGAAAGGCGACCACTTCTCACGGCAGAATTGACGCCACCGACATACATGGCCGCCCCTTTCCAACGACGATCAACCTGGGACCTCGACGCCCAATTTCGAGAACCCCGACCCCAACCTCGAATCCCTGGGGGTTTGGTCCAAGACCGAGCTCAACGCCCCAGTTTCGGCCTCCAGCGATCTGCCCCCATGATGGCGGGATTCGtaaccagcaccaccaccagccccatCCGAGGATCCAGCAGCacagccacaccaccaaaaatcGTCCGTTCTCGCTCCAACAATACGGACAATCGACTCTCCCTCATGGCCCTGCCGACGGGTGTTACGAGTGTGGTAGCGACTACTACTCCTGCAATAGCAACAGCACGGTTTGATTCAGAGCCGGTGGCGTTTGCACCTCGGGAGCCGGAAGCGAGGGATATTCCGGATAGTGTGATGGATTTTTCGAGACGTTTCACGACGAACCGGGTTCTGCAGCCGTGCTTTACGCCCACGCCACCGAATCCGGCGCCGCCGATTCCGTTTGGGAGGTCGAAGAGCCAGTTGCatttgttgttggagaaggagaaggagaagttgaagaggGCAAATCTTCAATAG